One window of Aricia agestis chromosome 20, ilAriAges1.1, whole genome shotgun sequence genomic DNA carries:
- the LOC121737239 gene encoding zwei Ig domain protein zig-8-like, which produces MALLIGVIGALALISRTGCTDNTNGLGPDGVQEIEYTDVDLGLTQRGPHFDIAYSRNVTALVGKTAQLNCRVHDLGNRTVSWIRHRDIHLLTSGRMTYTSDQRFISVHNPHTEDWILKIRFPQRRDSGIYECQVGTTPPIGHRMYLSVVEPLTTILGGPELFINMGSTINLTCVVQHSPEPPPAIHWTHNDKEINYDSPRGGVSVITEKGEMTTSHLLVQKARAPDSGRYTCAPANANPRSVLVHVLSGEHPAAMQHGGQLRLQYPLSAALLSVIVTLMGC; this is translated from the exons GTTGCACGGACAATACCAATGGCCTGGGCCCGGACGGGGTGCAGGAGATAGAGTACACGGACGTGGACCTCGGACTGACGCAGCGCGGCCCGCACTTCGACATCGCGTACTCCCGCAATGTTACAGCGCTAGTGGGCAAGACGGCGCAGCTGAACTGCCGAGTGCACGACTTGGGGAATAGAACG GTATCATGGATCAGACATCGGGACATTCACCTGCTGACGTCTGGGCGGATGACGTATACGTCAGACCAGAGGTTCATCAGTGTCCACAACCCGCATACGGAAGATTGGATATTGAAG ATAAGGTTCCCGCAGCGGCGCGACTCGGGCATCTACGAGTGCCAAGTCGGGACCACGCCGCCCATCGGACACAGGATGTACCTCTCCGTTGTCG AACCCCTCACCACCATCCTGGGTGGTCCGGAGCTGTTCATCAACATGGGCAGCACCATCAACCTGACGTGCGTGGTGCAGCACTCGCCGGAGCCGCCGCCCGCTATACACTGGACGCACAACGACAag GAGATAAACTACGACTCCCCCCGCGGTGGGGTCTCCGTGATCACGGAGAAGGGGGAGATGACGACGTCTCACCTGCTGGTGCAGAAGGCGCGCGCGCCCGACTCCGGCCGGTACACCTGCGCGCCCGCTAACGCCAACCCCAGATCCGTGCTGGTGCATGTGTTGAGCG GCGAGCACCCCGCGGCGATGCAGCACGGCGGGCAGCTGCGCTTACAGTACCCGCTATCCGCTGCGCTCCTCAGCGTAATAGTCACCCTTATGGGCTGCTAG